A genomic segment from uncultured Marinifilum sp. encodes:
- a CDS encoding RHS repeat-associated core domain-containing protein: MKAIRILLFTLLFISFLSVKADEYPWEKYGFKFKVVTLSNGKYQEFHDLEDVVEIGSVLYNTQTKQIVGFVEKDTICSGANFEPHIVSRWLSPDPLTEEYTSWSPYNYVLNNPIIFVDPDGRIVKPAPGSSQGFIDNYNAASNMLIAKGVGGSYSQLVNSKEVYYIQESSNSFYNASNNTINWNTSTALEVDGKVVLSPTGVFGHEVEHAKNHDDAVKAWYNGDQDSFYEWQAGLAKGTSENYKKKEEENVITGPEQKIAKALGSIGENETTRDSYIGKTVRVNGINSTSKPQPLKKIEPMKVNLQINNPEPKLELK, from the coding sequence ATGAAGGCTATAAGAATCTTATTATTTACACTCTTATTTATTAGCTTTTTATCTGTAAAAGCGGATGAGTACCCATGGGAAAAGTATGGGTTTAAATTCAAAGTAGTTACATTAAGCAATGGGAAATATCAAGAATTTCACGACTTAGAAGATGTTGTTGAGATTGGGTCTGTTTTATATAACACTCAGACAAAACAGATTGTCGGTTTTGTAGAAAAAGATACCATATGCTCTGGAGCTAATTTCGAACCTCACATCGTTAGTCGCTGGTTAAGTCCTGACCCTTTAACAGAAGAATATACAAGTTGGTCTCCTTACAATTATGTATTGAATAACCCGATTATTTTTGTTGACCCAGATGGTAGAATTGTTAAACCAGCTCCAGGCAGTAGTCAAGGATTTATCGATAATTATAATGCAGCAAGTAATATGTTAATAGCTAAAGGAGTTGGTGGTTCATATAGCCAGCTAGTCAATAGCAAAGAAGTATATTATATTCAGGAATCTAGTAACTCTTTTTATAACGCTTCAAATAATACAATAAATTGGAATACTTCAACAGCATTAGAAGTTGACGGTAAAGTAGTTTTAAGTCCTACGGGTGTTTTTGGTCATGAGGTAGAACATGCTAAAAATCATGATGATGCTGTTAAGGCATGGTATAATGGAGACCAAGACTCGTTTTATGAATGGCAAGCAGGTTTAGCTAAAGGAACATCAGAGAATTACAAAAAGAAAGAAGAGGAAAATGTAATTACTGGTCCAGAGCAGAAAATTGCAAAGGCTCTTGGCTCAATTGGTGAAAATGAAACGACTAGGGATTCTTATATTGGTAAAACCGTCCGTGTTAATGGCATAAATTCGACAAGTAAACCTCAACCATTAAAAAAAATAGAACCTATGAAGGTTAATTTACAGATTAATAATCCTGAACCAAAACTGGAATTAAAATGA
- a CDS encoding IS110 family transposase produces MNKNTHFIGIDISKKVFDVWSTKFGHKQFKNTPEGFAELLLLLSPQSWCVMEYTGNYYYQLAVFLFENSVRVSVINPLVIKRFIQMKLQHNKTDKSDAKMIVMYAQEQSLNLWKPLPGFIDKCKDLHTTINLYHKQSTALKNKLHGFIDKGIKGRVVTSLKRQIRQVKSEILLLKKEIEAIIKEHEQELLSNLTSIPGIGKKTAIILIVSTNGFRTFENAKQLSAFFGLSPVITSSGTSIRGKARISKKGNPIVRNHLFMCSFTACTKNMQCKALFDRLVDKGKSKKLALIAVTNKLLSQSLAIAKSGVRYHPDYRSTLRMK; encoded by the coding sequence ATGAATAAAAATACACATTTTATCGGAATCGACATTTCCAAAAAAGTATTTGATGTATGGAGTACCAAATTTGGGCACAAACAGTTTAAAAACACTCCTGAAGGATTTGCTGAATTACTTCTATTACTTTCCCCACAAAGCTGGTGTGTAATGGAATATACTGGCAATTATTATTATCAGCTTGCGGTGTTCTTATTTGAAAACAGTGTTCGGGTTTCGGTTATAAACCCATTGGTTATTAAACGATTTATACAAATGAAACTACAACATAACAAAACTGATAAAAGCGATGCCAAAATGATCGTGATGTATGCACAGGAACAAAGTCTGAACTTATGGAAACCCCTACCGGGATTCATTGATAAATGTAAGGATCTGCATACAACAATCAATTTGTACCACAAACAAAGTACGGCGTTAAAGAACAAATTGCACGGCTTTATCGACAAAGGCATTAAAGGAAGGGTCGTAACATCGTTAAAACGTCAGATCCGTCAAGTAAAATCCGAAATTCTATTGCTTAAAAAAGAAATCGAAGCGATAATCAAAGAACATGAACAGGAGCTATTGTCCAACCTCACATCGATCCCAGGAATAGGTAAGAAAACCGCTATCATACTGATTGTTTCTACCAATGGATTTAGAACTTTCGAAAATGCCAAGCAGCTATCGGCTTTCTTTGGACTTTCCCCAGTTATTACTTCGTCAGGTACAAGTATCAGGGGAAAAGCAAGAATATCTAAAAAAGGAAATCCAATAGTACGTAACCATTTATTTATGTGCAGCTTTACAGCATGTACCAAAAACATGCAATGCAAGGCCCTTTTCGATCGGCTAGTGGACAAAGGGAAATCTAAGAAGCTAGCGTTGATTGCCGTTACAAATAAACTCCTTTCTCAATCTTTGGCGATTGCCAAATCTGGAGTGAGATACCATCCGGATTATAGATCTACTCTAAGAATGAAATAA
- a CDS encoding DUF6624 domain-containing protein: MRKLVSIIVGLIMVNLSFGQTQNKTSFNKTLMAQLDTIHQEDQKYRLRIDELLKKSRTQSENLEIITLHELMNEKDSINLLKIEKILNKYGWLGADVIGEQGNKTLFLVIQHSDLETQLKYLPMMREALMVGNIQSNDFALLEDRIAMRQGNRQIYGSQIKIDGDEFYVYPLIEPEKVNERRSKVGLEPIEDYVKRVGMTWDIEKHKERTKILESEKEE; the protein is encoded by the coding sequence ATGAGAAAATTAGTATCAATTATTGTTGGCCTTATAATGGTCAACCTTTCATTCGGACAAACTCAAAATAAAACAAGTTTTAACAAAACACTAATGGCTCAACTCGATACTATTCATCAAGAAGACCAAAAGTACCGACTGCGAATAGATGAATTGTTGAAAAAATCACGTACACAGTCTGAAAATTTGGAAATAATAACACTGCATGAATTAATGAATGAAAAAGACTCGATAAACCTTCTTAAAATTGAGAAAATACTAAATAAATATGGTTGGCTGGGAGCAGATGTTATAGGGGAACAAGGAAACAAAACACTATTCCTTGTAATTCAACATTCCGACCTTGAAACTCAACTTAAATATTTGCCGATGATGCGAGAAGCGTTAATGGTTGGAAATATTCAAAGTAATGATTTTGCACTATTAGAAGATAGGATAGCAATGAGACAAGGGAATAGACAGATTTATGGAAGTCAAATTAAAATAGATGGTGACGAGTTTTACGTTTATCCATTAATTGAACCGGAAAAAGTAAATGAAAGACGTTCAAAGGTTGGACTTGAACCTATAGAAGACTATGTCAAACGTGTTGGTATGACTTGGGATATTGAGAAACACAAGGAGAGAACAAAAATATTAGAATCTGAAAAAGAAGAATAA
- a CDS encoding beta-N-acetylhexosaminidase translates to MRLFKILIFTMLFFNIGIQAQNISIIPEPAYIEVSSKTTKFSRETGLNIKNSTANSVSYLTTRLKEGLNLVLSECNNCKSTLSLVLDTTYSKNKEAYSLIIDNDIEIRASDDAGLFYGVQSFLQLLPPEVYGNNRISKDSYELPQLIIKDEPRFAWRGHMLDIARHFFDKDEIMKTIDVMATHKLNVLHLHLSDFDAWRVEIKKYPELINVGSRGHHTSWAKGKARYYLSQNEIKEIIAYAQTRHVMIIPEIDMPGHSTAAARSYPEYFDGHASYNPAKEETFVFISDILDELMAIFPAPYFHIGGDEVSRQARWEGRKDIQELMNKKGFTTIDDVQNYFDIRVVDMVLAKGKTPIGWNEMAYFDVDPKTQFQWWQGDFDTPHGQKALARNHKIVMSPSGKMYLDYPQQFNEPGWGTEANSVEEIYEWEPVPSTLTNEQEKNIIGIEAPLWTEWVESNEYRQFMTYPRLAGVAEVAWSQKGNKNLEGFKNRMEYQYKRYNALGVNYRAPGINSGNKYKAH, encoded by the coding sequence ATGAGACTATTTAAAATTTTAATCTTTACAATGCTTTTTTTCAATATAGGAATACAAGCTCAAAATATATCCATCATCCCTGAACCTGCTTATATTGAGGTATCCTCTAAGACAACTAAATTTTCTAGGGAAACGGGTTTAAATATTAAAAATAGTACAGCGAATAGCGTATCGTATTTGACCACTCGCCTAAAAGAAGGTTTGAATTTAGTCCTATCAGAATGCAACAATTGCAAGTCTACATTATCGTTAGTCTTGGATACAACCTATTCAAAAAACAAAGAAGCATATTCATTAATCATCGACAATGATATTGAAATACGTGCTTCTGATGATGCAGGTTTGTTCTATGGTGTACAAAGTTTTTTGCAGTTATTGCCTCCAGAAGTATATGGAAATAATAGAATATCGAAAGATAGCTATGAACTACCACAACTCATAATTAAGGATGAACCTCGATTCGCATGGCGTGGACATATGCTGGATATTGCAAGACACTTTTTCGATAAGGATGAGATTATGAAAACTATAGATGTAATGGCAACGCACAAGTTAAACGTGTTGCATCTACACTTGTCTGACTTTGATGCCTGGAGGGTAGAAATAAAAAAATACCCAGAATTAATCAATGTAGGCTCAAGAGGACATCATACAAGTTGGGCAAAAGGAAAGGCTCGGTACTATCTGTCTCAAAACGAAATTAAAGAAATCATTGCCTATGCTCAAACTCGACATGTAATGATTATTCCCGAAATCGATATGCCTGGACATTCCACAGCCGCTGCTCGTTCTTATCCTGAGTACTTTGACGGCCACGCCTCATATAATCCAGCCAAAGAAGAAACATTTGTCTTTATTTCCGACATACTCGACGAATTGATGGCAATATTCCCTGCTCCGTACTTTCATATTGGCGGTGATGAAGTATCGCGTCAAGCTAGATGGGAAGGAAGGAAAGATATTCAGGAATTGATGAACAAGAAAGGTTTTACTACAATAGACGACGTACAAAATTATTTTGATATTCGAGTAGTAGACATGGTTCTGGCTAAGGGAAAAACCCCTATTGGCTGGAATGAAATGGCGTATTTCGATGTTGATCCAAAAACCCAATTTCAATGGTGGCAGGGAGATTTTGATACTCCTCATGGTCAAAAGGCTTTGGCAAGAAATCATAAAATTGTGATGTCGCCTAGCGGGAAGATGTACTTAGATTATCCTCAGCAATTTAATGAACCTGGTTGGGGCACAGAAGCAAATAGTGTAGAAGAAATTTATGAATGGGAACCAGTTCCAAGCACACTAACAAATGAACAAGAAAAAAATATTATTGGTATTGAAGCACCTCTTTGGACTGAGTGGGTAGAAAGTAATGAATACCGCCAGTTTATGACTTACCCGCGTTTAGCTGGGGTTGCAGAAGTGGCATGGTCACAAAAAGGAAATAAAAATTTGGAAGGGTTTAAAAACCGCATGGAATATCAATATAAACGCTATAACGCATTAGGAGTGAATTACCGTGCCCCAGGAATCAATTCGGGTAATAAGTACAAAGCTCACTAA
- a CDS encoding HTH domain-containing protein: MTIKEAILKVLEDNKQAFTYLEVLKKIDEKNYIDWGNAKTPSDTIGAQLGHFIRQNDTRVKRVKGKKGFEYYLSKYESELNLSEITEKETESKKLPKSKTFQERDLHKLLSSYLKNQNTYCKTIFHEKSANSKDNHQKWIHPDMIGINFLNLQNRSSNALMKVINKSDAFNLISYELKKEIKSDYELKQCFFQAVSNSSWANYGYLVAFDISKNLMDEMERLNQSFGIGVIELQANPFESKVLFTSKYKELDFKTIDKLCEINTDFEKFIEKSEMMLVADDRYIDATRMEFDKFCDEYFKSDSEIEKYCKDKNIPIEENETTGL; this comes from the coding sequence ATGACAATTAAAGAAGCAATATTAAAAGTATTAGAAGATAATAAGCAAGCGTTTACTTATTTGGAGGTTCTCAAGAAAATTGATGAGAAAAACTATATTGACTGGGGAAATGCTAAAACACCTTCTGATACTATTGGAGCACAACTTGGTCATTTTATTCGACAGAATGATACTAGAGTTAAAAGAGTAAAAGGAAAGAAAGGATTTGAATATTACTTATCAAAGTATGAAAGTGAATTAAATCTCTCGGAAATAACTGAAAAAGAAACTGAATCTAAAAAGCTTCCAAAATCCAAGACATTTCAAGAGCGTGATTTACATAAACTATTGAGTAGTTATTTGAAAAACCAGAATACATACTGCAAGACAATATTTCACGAAAAATCAGCAAATAGCAAAGACAATCATCAAAAATGGATTCACCCAGATATGATTGGAATTAATTTCTTGAATCTTCAAAATAGGTCAAGTAATGCATTAATGAAAGTGATAAATAAGTCAGACGCATTCAATTTAATCTCTTATGAACTGAAAAAGGAAATAAAATCTGACTATGAATTGAAACAATGCTTCTTTCAAGCAGTATCAAATTCGAGTTGGGCAAATTATGGATATTTGGTAGCATTTGACATCAGCAAAAACTTAATGGATGAAATGGAGCGATTAAATCAGTCTTTCGGTATTGGTGTAATTGAATTACAAGCAAATCCATTTGAAAGTAAGGTTTTGTTTACATCGAAATATAAAGAGCTTGATTTTAAAACGATTGATAAACTTTGTGAGATTAATACGGATTTTGAGAAATTCATTGAGAAATCAGAAATGATGTTAGTTGCTGACGATAGATACATTGATGCGACAAGAATGGAATTTGATAAATTTTGTGATGAGTACTTTAAATCAGACTCCGAAATAGAGAAATATTGTAAAGACAAGAATATACCGATTGAAGAAAATGAAACCACGGGGCTATAA
- the ltrA gene encoding group II intron reverse transcriptase/maturase — MNLWNETKSIPVSRTMVWNAYKHVKANKGSSGVDEIGWAEFETDRSKHLYKLWNRMASGSYFPPAVKEVEIPKKDGKMRKLGIPTISDRIAQQVLKYYLEPRFESIFSDNSYGYRPDRSAHQALDQVQRNCWRNDWVIDLDIKGFFDNIDHEKLMLAVRKHVPEKWACMYIERWLKMPIQKGNGKLIEKQGKGTPQGGVISPLLANLFLHYAFDKWLEGKNSMVKYVRYADDVIIHCRTKRQADWLLENIHQRMAECHLELHPEKTKLVYCRDYRRQEKHKNVKFDFLGYSFQPRSSKSQKTGNLFLGYGCAISIASRKKIADKLEELIEESKTCKSIVGIAQRLNPQIRGWVNYYGKFRRWEMHHVFRLLHSRLVRWARRKYKRYKTSIRRGYEWLKRMKKQFPYLFYHWKLSFSI, encoded by the coding sequence ATGAATTTATGGAATGAAACAAAATCGATACCAGTAAGTCGTACCATGGTCTGGAATGCTTACAAACATGTGAAAGCCAATAAAGGTAGTTCAGGAGTAGATGAGATTGGTTGGGCAGAATTTGAAACCGACCGCTCAAAGCACTTGTACAAACTCTGGAATCGAATGGCATCGGGGAGTTATTTCCCACCGGCGGTGAAAGAGGTTGAAATACCTAAGAAAGATGGCAAAATGCGAAAGTTGGGGATTCCTACTATTTCCGACCGCATTGCACAACAAGTGTTAAAATATTATTTAGAACCACGGTTCGAATCAATCTTTAGCGACAATAGTTATGGCTATCGTCCTGACAGAAGTGCTCATCAGGCATTGGATCAGGTGCAGCGTAATTGCTGGAGAAACGACTGGGTGATTGATCTGGATATAAAAGGGTTTTTCGATAATATTGATCATGAAAAGTTGATGCTGGCGGTTCGTAAGCATGTGCCCGAGAAATGGGCATGTATGTATATTGAGAGATGGCTGAAAATGCCAATTCAAAAAGGAAATGGGAAACTGATTGAAAAGCAAGGGAAAGGCACCCCACAAGGAGGAGTGATTAGTCCATTGCTAGCCAACTTATTCCTGCATTATGCGTTCGACAAATGGCTAGAGGGTAAGAATTCCATGGTGAAATATGTGCGTTACGCCGATGACGTGATTATTCACTGCCGAACTAAAAGACAAGCTGATTGGCTACTGGAAAACATACATCAACGAATGGCTGAATGCCATTTAGAGTTGCATCCAGAGAAGACCAAGTTGGTTTATTGTCGTGATTATCGTAGACAAGAGAAGCATAAAAATGTAAAGTTCGATTTTCTTGGATATAGTTTTCAGCCACGTAGCAGTAAATCGCAGAAGACAGGCAATCTGTTTTTGGGATATGGATGCGCAATCAGTATCGCATCTCGTAAGAAAATAGCCGATAAATTGGAAGAATTGATTGAGGAAAGCAAAACTTGTAAAAGTATTGTTGGAATCGCTCAAAGACTTAATCCTCAGATCAGAGGTTGGGTTAATTATTATGGGAAATTTCGGAGATGGGAAATGCATCATGTTTTCCGATTACTGCACAGTCGTTTGGTTCGCTGGGCACGACGAAAGTATAAACGCTACAAAACAAGTATCCGCCGTGGGTATGAGTGGTTAAAACGAATGAAGAAGCAATTTCCATATCTATTTTATCATTGGAAGTTGAGTTTTTCTATTTAA
- a CDS encoding IS110 family transposase has protein sequence MNKNTHFIGIDISKKVFDVWSTKFGHKQFKNTPEGFAELLLLLSPQSWCVMEYTGNYYYQLAVFLFENSVRVSVINPLVIKRFIQMKLQHNKTDKSDAKMIVMYAQEQSLNLWKPLPGFIDKCKDLHTTINLYHKQSTALKNKLHGFIDKGIKGRVVTSLKRQIRQVKSEILLLEKEIEAIIKEHEQELLSNLTSIPGIGKKTAIILIVSTNGFRTFENAKQLSAFFGLSPVITSSGTSIRGKARISKKGNPIVRNHLFMCSFTACTKNMQCKALFDRLVDKGKSKKLALIAVTNKLLSQSLAIAKSGVRYHPDYRSTLRMK, from the coding sequence ATGAATAAAAATACACATTTTATCGGAATCGACATTTCCAAAAAAGTATTTGATGTATGGAGTACCAAATTTGGGCACAAACAGTTTAAAAACACTCCTGAAGGATTTGCTGAATTACTTCTATTACTTTCCCCACAAAGCTGGTGTGTAATGGAATATACTGGCAATTATTATTATCAGCTTGCGGTGTTCTTATTTGAAAACAGTGTTCGGGTTTCGGTTATAAACCCATTGGTTATTAAACGATTTATACAAATGAAACTACAACATAACAAAACTGATAAAAGCGATGCCAAAATGATCGTGATGTATGCACAGGAACAAAGTCTGAACTTATGGAAACCCCTACCGGGATTCATTGATAAATGTAAGGATCTGCATACAACAATCAATTTGTACCACAAACAAAGTACGGCGTTAAAGAACAAATTGCACGGCTTTATCGACAAAGGCATTAAAGGAAGGGTCGTAACATCGTTAAAACGTCAGATCCGTCAAGTAAAATCCGAAATTCTATTGCTTGAAAAAGAAATCGAAGCGATAATCAAAGAACATGAACAGGAGCTATTGTCCAACCTCACATCGATCCCAGGAATAGGTAAGAAAACCGCTATCATACTGATTGTTTCTACCAATGGATTTAGAACTTTCGAAAATGCCAAGCAGCTATCGGCTTTCTTTGGACTTTCCCCAGTTATTACTTCGTCAGGTACAAGTATCAGGGGAAAAGCAAGAATATCTAAAAAAGGAAATCCAATAGTACGTAACCATCTATTTATGTGCAGCTTTACAGCATGTACCAAAAACATGCAATGCAAGGCCCTTTTCGATCGGCTAGTGGACAAAGGGAAATCTAAGAAGCTAGCGTTGATTGCCGTTACAAATAAACTCCTTTCTCAATCTTTGGCGATTGCCAAATCTGGAGTGAGATACCATCCGGATTATAGATCTACTCTAAGAATGAAATAA
- a CDS encoding exonuclease domain-containing protein, which yields MSKENYLYALHFHKLGLNATCISNELTEHNFYNKNILKVPCHKWKDLRTRRQSIDELKKYPWTDSTGVGIVAGFKNIHVLDLDGCTNYSIVEEILSYLELPADYEWVIQSGSLCGYHIYFYSDKIDVQEDDDVVSSYATKQEYEHLFDKIELLWSTHAVLPPSLHNTGNKYEFVNCRIPSETPLEIDISNFNKIKEKYLDRVKEVIKKSYFEEWVATESVNQPSSHDTINLSELKGKLSMVLDIETDGLISTQMNQKVFPSIIQIAWLIMDEEGIVYKKVSELLNSNFNPNSKAFEINKIDPEKLKQIGKDSKTVLKEFRNDLKHCDFVVAHNIEFDIPVLANELSNYYIENDLNSKIKICTMRKSLPLFRTDFDSNPKFPKLDELFYKLFNYQVVQQHNAQSDVLLTSKCFKQLRKRKLINIA from the coding sequence ATGAGTAAGGAAAATTATTTATACGCATTGCATTTTCACAAGTTGGGTTTAAACGCCACTTGTATTTCGAATGAATTGACAGAACACAATTTTTACAATAAGAATATTTTAAAAGTGCCATGTCATAAATGGAAGGATTTAAGAACCAGAAGACAGTCTATTGATGAACTCAAAAAATATCCATGGACTGATTCGACAGGAGTCGGGATTGTAGCAGGCTTTAAAAATATCCATGTTTTAGATTTAGATGGATGTACAAACTATTCAATTGTTGAAGAAATTTTAAGTTATTTAGAGTTGCCAGCTGATTACGAATGGGTTATTCAATCAGGTAGTTTGTGTGGATACCACATATATTTTTATTCCGATAAGATAGATGTTCAAGAAGATGATGATGTAGTATCATCTTATGCTACCAAGCAAGAGTACGAGCATTTATTCGATAAAATAGAACTATTGTGGTCAACGCATGCAGTATTACCACCTTCATTACACAACACAGGCAATAAATATGAATTTGTAAATTGCCGTATTCCTTCTGAAACCCCATTAGAAATAGACATTTCAAACTTTAATAAAATCAAGGAAAAATACCTTGACCGTGTGAAGGAAGTAATTAAGAAAAGCTATTTTGAAGAATGGGTTGCCACTGAATCTGTGAATCAACCTTCAAGTCACGATACAATAAATCTAAGTGAACTTAAAGGTAAACTAAGTATGGTTTTAGACATTGAAACTGATGGCTTGATTTCTACACAGATGAATCAAAAAGTATTTCCATCTATTATTCAAATTGCTTGGCTAATAATGGATGAAGAAGGCATAGTTTATAAGAAGGTTTCAGAACTCTTAAATAGTAATTTTAACCCTAATTCAAAAGCGTTTGAAATAAATAAAATTGACCCTGAAAAGCTGAAACAAATTGGAAAGGATTCAAAGACCGTATTAAAAGAGTTTCGCAACGATTTAAAACATTGTGATTTTGTTGTTGCACATAACATTGAATTCGACATTCCTGTACTAGCTAATGAGTTGAGCAACTATTACATAGAAAATGATTTAAACTCAAAGATCAAAATTTGTACCATGCGCAAATCTCTACCTCTTTTTAGGACCGATTTTGATTCAAATCCAAAGTTCCCAAAACTCGATGAATTGTTTTACAAATTATTTAACTATCAAGTCGTACAACAACATAATGCTCAATCGGACGTGTTATTGACATCTAAATGTTTTAAACAATTACGAAAAAGAAAATTAATAAACATTGCCTAA
- the istA gene encoding IS21 family transposase, producing the protein MNKNKKVFMWYKVKELSAEGLNQSQIKLELGIDRGTVRKYLLMSEAQFLSWISTPRRMPKKLNGYYNFVKELLEGAPYLSAAQVEDRLKEHYSDLPDVSSKTVYNFVQTVRKEQNIPKYKEKLPRQYEKLPETEYGEEAQVDFGSYRMLSSGSGRVKIYFFTMVLSRSRQKFVYCQRMPFTTETANYAHELAFEYFQGIPRRIIYDQDRVFIKDENLGDVLLTDGFMQFTNAHPFEVIFCRKADPESKGKVENVVKYVKHNYLKGRVFQDIDRLQKEVLQWLDRTGNAKIHGTTRRIPKQEWEKEKQYLLTYSGKPEKPFLNLPTYPVRKDNTVLYRSNYYSLPLGTYQDRGTNVLLEEKEMKLFFYTSDNQLLATHELSLDTGRIIKNNDHAREKSKTLQKTYELVFESLRSIPQAEQYLAAIEKNKPRYFHDNLRVIQKNIESSSQEITKLALVYCYENQILNANRFAEVLNYFENEQALKNVKHNVCIETGNLNKQQNDDMQPQKSDINEYESIMN; encoded by the coding sequence ATGAATAAAAACAAAAAAGTTTTTATGTGGTACAAAGTTAAAGAATTATCAGCAGAAGGACTAAATCAAAGTCAAATCAAATTAGAGTTAGGTATCGACAGAGGAACTGTACGCAAATATCTTTTAATGAGTGAAGCTCAGTTTTTATCATGGATCAGTACACCTCGCAGAATGCCCAAAAAGCTAAATGGGTATTATAATTTTGTGAAAGAATTATTGGAAGGTGCACCCTATTTATCAGCAGCCCAGGTTGAAGATAGATTAAAAGAACATTATTCCGATCTGCCGGATGTAAGCAGCAAAACAGTCTATAATTTTGTTCAAACCGTAAGAAAGGAGCAAAATATACCCAAGTATAAAGAAAAACTTCCACGGCAGTACGAGAAGCTTCCTGAAACAGAATACGGAGAAGAGGCACAGGTAGATTTTGGATCATACCGTATGCTTAGCAGTGGAAGTGGCAGGGTTAAAATTTACTTTTTTACAATGGTACTTTCCCGTTCCCGACAAAAGTTTGTTTACTGTCAACGAATGCCATTTACTACAGAGACAGCAAATTATGCACATGAACTGGCATTCGAATATTTTCAGGGAATCCCCCGTCGAATAATCTATGATCAGGATCGTGTTTTTATAAAAGATGAAAATCTTGGCGATGTTCTTCTTACTGATGGATTTATGCAGTTTACAAATGCACATCCATTTGAGGTGATATTTTGCAGAAAAGCAGACCCTGAAAGCAAAGGGAAAGTTGAAAATGTAGTAAAATACGTAAAACACAATTATCTGAAAGGAAGAGTATTCCAGGATATTGACAGATTGCAAAAAGAAGTTTTACAATGGCTTGATCGTACTGGAAATGCGAAGATACATGGAACAACCAGGCGTATACCAAAACAAGAGTGGGAAAAAGAAAAGCAATACCTGCTGACCTATAGCGGAAAACCGGAAAAACCATTTTTAAACTTGCCGACATATCCTGTAAGAAAAGATAACACGGTGCTTTATCGAAGTAATTACTACAGCTTGCCTTTGGGTACATATCAAGACAGGGGTACCAATGTTTTACTGGAAGAAAAAGAAATGAAGCTTTTCTTTTATACGAGTGATAACCAGTTGCTGGCCACACATGAGCTGTCTTTAGATACAGGTCGGATTATTAAAAACAATGACCATGCAAGGGAAAAGTCAAAGACTCTGCAAAAAACCTATGAGCTGGTTTTTGAAAGCTTAAGATCTATTCCTCAAGCCGAACAATATTTGGCAGCAATAGAGAAAAATAAACCCCGGTATTTCCATGATAATCTCCGAGTTATACAAAAGAACATTGAAAGTTCATCTCAGGAAATAACCAAATTAGCCCTTGTTTACTGTTATGAAAATCAGATACTAAATGCCAATCGTTTCGCCGAAGTACTGAATTACTTTGAAAATGAGCAAGCTCTAAAGAATGTAAAACACAATGTTTGTATAGAAACCGGCAATTTGAATAAGCAGCAAAATGATGATATGCAACCTCAGAAAAGTGATATCAATGAATATGAATCAATAATGAATTAA